A portion of the Bosea sp. NBC_00550 genome contains these proteins:
- a CDS encoding ABC transporter ATP-binding protein → MNRFEATIERAAYGELTVVPKLSLHVSGGELLVLLGPNGAGKTTSLRALAGTVDTLRRNLRLDGQDLSGQSPWQLARSRIAFVPDGARCFANATVEENLRGAFEALSPRSAHAERQRLCEVVFELFPVLRQRSGQLAGSMSGGQRQMLAIGRALMIEPRVLMLDEPSAGLAPKLVEELFEALGRIKAASRCAIVMAEQNFAAAISVADTCLVLDEGHVALTGTMQEVAGNEKLRIAYLGL, encoded by the coding sequence GTGAACAGGTTCGAAGCCACGATCGAGCGGGCGGCTTACGGCGAGCTCACGGTGGTGCCGAAGCTCTCGCTTCATGTTTCCGGTGGCGAGCTGCTGGTGCTGCTGGGGCCCAATGGTGCCGGCAAGACGACCTCGCTGCGCGCGCTGGCCGGAACCGTCGATACGCTGCGCCGCAATCTGCGGCTCGATGGGCAGGACCTGTCGGGGCAGTCGCCCTGGCAGCTCGCCCGTTCCCGCATCGCCTTCGTTCCGGACGGAGCCCGGTGCTTCGCCAATGCCACCGTCGAGGAGAACCTGCGGGGTGCCTTCGAGGCGCTGTCGCCTCGCAGTGCCCATGCCGAAAGGCAACGGCTATGCGAGGTGGTGTTCGAGTTGTTTCCGGTGCTGCGCCAGCGCAGCGGCCAGCTTGCCGGCTCGATGAGCGGGGGCCAGCGACAGATGCTGGCTATCGGCCGCGCGCTGATGATCGAGCCACGGGTGCTGATGCTCGACGAGCCCTCCGCCGGACTGGCGCCGAAGCTGGTCGAGGAGCTGTTCGAGGCACTGGGACGGATCAAGGCGGCGAGCCGCTGCGCTATCGTGATGGCCGAACAGAACTTCGCCGCGGCAATAAGTGTCGCCGATACCTGCCTCGTGCTCGATGAGGGGCATGTCGCGCTGACGGGCACCATGCAGGAGGTCGCCGGCAACGAGAAACTCAGGATCGCCTACCTCGGATTGTGA